gcttagcagggatatttttgcttgtgcgcggggaagcttttcatatgtaatctttgctttgaactaattgcacagaTTATTTCAGCGCCTGAACAGTAAGAATGGTGGTTGTTATtaatgggcagagtttggttgaagcagacagagccataaaactgggccgtgttctataggggaaattgtagcttgacattttatgacagttttgtgctttgcgacgtacacatacaaatacagagtcagatacagacattaccgtgcacaaatcgtgcaattgaaacgtctcataagagcgccccctatcggcaggagtaggaaaataaaggagtatcctacaatatgtgtttttaaacacgtaaaataatatcaaatggaagctttaggatgtttagcttaattcctatcataaaacatattaaaattctttattaattaaccaccagtgaccctcatttgcatattaattaggaaatctttgcagcatcatatctcaagaacttcacggccgacatttcaactgtttgttcttaaacactgcttgggggttggagattaatttgaaaaaaatgtgacctcaagttgacctctacttccgcttcaaccggaagtgtcaccatatctcaagaactatacagcagattttcaaaatattttcagttataaacttcttcggcataaaatattaactttaaaaaaccgtgacctcaagttgacccctacttccatgtcaaccggaagtgggaccatatctcaagaactatatacaacagattatcaatttttgttcagttatagactccttgggcattcacgattagtttgaaacaactttgaccccatgttgacctttacttccgggtcaaccggaagtgagcccatatctaaaaaagtaaaaagctaatgttcaaacttcagttatagactctaaggcaatagatattagctttggaaaactgtgaccccaagttgacctctacttctgggtcaaccggaagtgggactatatatcaaaatctaaacaaccgattttatagtctccttggcattgcagattaatctttggtagctgtgggcccatgttgacctttacttacgtgtcaaccgggaagtaagactttataacaagagctacacaacttttttgaaaccttttttcagttatatattccttgggcaatgaagcacataatccaagcaaaacaacacggaacagcttcgtgtttgttcacaaacacttaatgtctagtttacgtttgattcttgtcactttttggtaatctgacgtcatgactcaaaatcaaccataatatGACGTCAGAAAGACGTTGTGTGCCTGCTGGGATTGTTGTTATCTTTCTTGTCCTTTTCCCTAAATATTAGCGAGTATGTAGTACTCTAGTCTTAGTTTGCATAGGCCTAACCCCTCGAATTTTAAATTataggagcgactcttgttttgtctttaagtttatatggtttattgtcagtttctcaatgaactgaaagaattaaaaaaacatgtacctgaatcccaatacagtttctcgtccgagtttttgtttagaaatgTGTCATTGTCATAATATTAATAGGGCATTTGATTGACAAAAATGTACAGTATCATTAATTTGCTTTGTttgcatttcaatcagaaactttttcatacttatCAATGGGCGTGGTCCATTTGACTGGGAAACTTCAGCAAAAATACGATAGCAATATATCAATTAATAATCtccttattattatttctattctcaatttacaaaaattagCAAATTAGACGACGCTCTCCTGACCTCTTTGTTAAGTTCCCCAGCAGAAGCTTTAGGAGGAAAATCTACCACAAGTACAACTTTAACTGATAGACTCAAACtcgaccaagtgcacattaatttacccgtttgaaggaattgcgccgccattgttcggccgcgtgtttatgcacgcagcatagcgcaatgtcctatccagtcagtataatagAGAACAATGGCTGGTACTcagttatttttgcattggCTTAACACAGCGACGTGAAGAGTACCAGTTATATAGTGAGTagagtagagtagaatcctactCGTACATGTACCATAGGAAATCTGTTCACATATCTTGCACCAATTGGTGGTCTGTGGCAATACACTGCGCAAATTAAATTCGATAGCGCAAACTTGAACTTGTAAGAAATCAACATTGCGCGCCAATTTTATAAGcgcgtttttaacaaaattcaaacacTGTAATACTATCTTACAATATTCGTGCAATTGCAAGTTGTACAACATCGAACATGTCGTCCGTAGAATTTGCTCTTTCTTCCCACTTTGCCAGTCAACTGGAATGTGTAATTTGTATGGGAAAGTTGGTTGTGCCTAAACTTCTCACATGTGGGCATACATTTTGTCTGGGATGTCTGGACGAAATCCTGGACGACAACGAACCTAGAATCGTCTGTCCCTTGTGTCGTGATGTGACCATTGTTCCATCAGAAGGAGTAGATGGGCTGACTACGAATTTTGCTCTGCAGAGCCTTCTGGAGTCACTCAACCTGAATGCCGATGAAGTGgatgaaccagaagacgaggaGAATGAGAGCACTCCGAAATCGGGCGAAGTAGAGGATGGTGAGTTGACAATGTGTGAGTTGCACAAGGAAAAAATGAAGTTTTACTGCTCCACTTGTGAGCTTCTGATATGCCGTGACTGCACTGTGGTCGACCACCCAAGACCAGACCACAAGTGTACCAATCTTGATGAGGCATACACTTGGAGGCAGCAGATCAATCAGAAGGAGTTACAGCTCGCCAAGGGGCTGATCAAGCTCACCAAGAAGTCGAGAGGGGTCCTTCTTGCCACAGTGGAGAATCTAAATCAACGCTGCGACCAGGTGATTAACGAGATAGAGGTGTGTCGCCAGGAGGGAATGAAGATGCTCAACAACAAAGATGCCCTTATCAAGGAGTATCAGTGCAGTCTTGAAGAGCACACTCAAGACCTACTTGACCTGACCCAACATGCTAAAGGTACCACCAAGATCGACGTTCTGGATCAATCCAAAAGTCTCGTGGAAACATTGTCATCTTATAGAGACAAACGACATGTGATGCTCGACACCCCGAGCAAGGTGCAGTACCCTATGTTTGTCGGGGCTGAGGAGGAAGTTCAAGGCTGGCCAAGACCGAGTGGTCCCAGAAAAGGTAATGCTAAgccaaaaaataagaaaaaatgtagTCAAGAAAAAACAAGTGAAGCAGAAACTGACAGTACAAAAGGCCCAAATCTCGCTTCGGGAGGTGGTATGAAAGGCGGGAACGTACCCCAAGCCACATACCCCCCTCTACCGCTGATGTATATGCAACAAACATCGGTGCCTGGTGGAGTATCTGGTGAGCCACatagaggaggaggaggaggaggaggaggaagaggaggaaAGAGTCACAGAGGAGGTCAAGGTCACAGAGGTGGGAATCAAGGTCAGGGAGGTCAAGGACAAAAGAGAGGAGGTAGAGGTGGTCGTGGGGGTCAAGGTGGTGAAAATCAAAGAGGGCGGGGAGGTCAAGCTGGGAATAAAGGTCGTGGCATTGGACACCaaaagaataaaatattttgaaagtgaAAATGCCAAATGTACATAATGCATCGCAGATAGTTTattgattaaagtcacctggaagtggtattttttcaaaataaagcttttgtcactaatatgtgttttgatgagttttgaaacagttaactaaggtttaaaaaaatcagttcttatgttatttacaaatttaagagtagacgccgacccgagagggtgctgttcgtgacgtcaatcgaggcagactttgcctgtaatgcgtagagtaaacacaattgcaaagtacatgtacggaccaagtcgtgagtttgtacgtttcaatgccgaccaggtgtattgctgcttaatgcagaaaaacacttttttaaatgtaccaactcgcgacttggacgtacatgtattttgcacgtgtgtttaatatacgcattgcaggcaaagtctgcctcgattgaggtcacaaaaggggtaggcggagtcagccccccgaacaactttatatattttttaaacatataaattgtgagaaacaattactaaaaaaattgtttattgtttgtaagcatatactcttgtgtttgaaaggaaaaaaaataaaaatttccaggtgagttaaaaaaaaaatttaatgtCGAGAATTAACGTTTAAGAAATTAGTTTTGTTGCgcatttaatttaaattgcCAATTCAAATTAGTTTCGGAATTAAGGTGCTCAAAAGTGGCGTgaatatttttatgttttgttaaaagttttaatttacagcatgtacattgtgtttgcGAAGAATGCACATGTCATGAACATATCTTTTAAATATCTTCTTAGAAATAATTAACATTATTCATTATTGGACGTTTCATGCCAAGCTGTCAATCACCCTAGACTCAAGCTTCAGattgtctggggtatttataaattgatatttgtttctttggttaatattattaaacaagcaaagttgtctttgattttaaaaacatttttggcacatatttgctgaaattgtttGATGCagctttatttttttcagtatAAATAAGAATTTTAAGTTTGATATATAGTATAACTCTTTCCTTGCTATCTCTGTCCAACATGTAAAATAAGTTTAAGTTTGAAAAATAGtataatagatattaaatttgcatcggtgataaagaatattaattttgtgtttttacccatatacactgatgtgggttacccgagttctgtgaaaaaatcacaggcatatgacAAAAGCAGTGTCATGGCaactagttggtatgacactgctttagaattgcaatggtcgttggttcgaatcccacctgagtaatatttttttcacagaactcgggtaaatACTGGGTATGCAGTGCTAAAACACACATCGGGGTATATGGGttccccaccccccaaaaaaaaaaaaaaaataaataaatactcccccccccaaaaaaaaaaaaagtatatatatatataaaaacaacaatatatatgtacaaataatattaattgtaataataataataataatattaataataataatactccccagggagctgagaaacattaaaaagggactGTTATTGgtcctatgaccagggcactcagtaagcgcattgatacggttattgtaaaatgcgctatataagaatttgttattattattattattataaaagagtaaaaataaaataaaataaaataacaagataAACTATTATATTCGTCCCATAAGTTTGAGTTACGAGTGTTACTGTATATACCAGCCAAATCAGTAAAATATTGCGTTAGTTAATGCATGTATTAAAGAAGCCTTCAAAAAAGTGTTATTGTATTAAAGAAGCCTTCAAAAAAAGTGTTATTAAATGAGTGTTGCAAGAAGAgttctttttaaagcaaaatatatCGTCGCTCTTTACGAACCAACAAAACAGCCACTTCAGATGAAATATGGGTTACGAGAAAATCGGGTTTTACGAAATGGGAGTATTGAAACGCTAAATTTTAGAGGTTTATACTCACAATTTCTTGCAAAAATTTCC
The DNA window shown above is from Asterias amurensis chromosome 18, ASM3211899v1 and carries:
- the LOC139950435 gene encoding tripartite motif-containing protein 2-like; protein product: MSSVEFALSSHFASQLECVICMGKLVVPKLLTCGHTFCLGCLDEILDDNEPRIVCPLCRDVTIVPSEGVDGLTTNFALQSLLESLNLNADEVDEPEDEENESTPKSGEVEDGELTMCELHKEKMKFYCSTCELLICRDCTVVDHPRPDHKCTNLDEAYTWRQQINQKELQLAKGLIKLTKKSRGVLLATVENLNQRCDQVINEIEVCRQEGMKMLNNKDALIKEYQCSLEEHTQDLLDLTQHAKGTTKIDVLDQSKSLVETLSSYRDKRHVMLDTPSKVQYPMFVGAEEEVQGWPRPSGPRKGNAKPKNKKKCSQEKTSEAETDSTKGPNLASGGGMKGGNVPQATYPPLPLMYMQQTSVPGGVSGEPHRGGGGGGGGRGGKSHRGGQGHRGGNQGQGGQGQKRGGRGGRGGQGGENQRGRGGQAGNKGRGIGHQKNKIF